From the Geotrypetes seraphini chromosome 8, aGeoSer1.1, whole genome shotgun sequence genome, the window GGAATTTCAAACCTCTGGATCGGGCTACTCAAAAATGTACAAGATTTTAAAAAGAGCTAACCTTATCTATCAGAGTGGCAAAGAAGGGGCTCTCAGCTTAACCATGTTCAGGTTCTCCAGCACTTTTATCTAACATGCAAGTACTAACTGGTTATTTTATTTCTCCAGTTGGCGGGAATTTAAGACTTTGGATGCTccgtttttaaaaataattattccCCCACACCCATTAATTCAGATAGGTCAGTATTTAAATCAACAAATACAAATCTAAATTTGGAAAGTCCATGGCAGCTTGAGCCCAAGCTTCACTTTACTCTAAAGGATAGAATATTGACCGACAGAACTGGGAAGTTAAGAAAGAAAAGCAGTAACGCCGTAACAATATTAACAATAACTATCATTGCTTGTTCTTATAATTTCATCTTTTCTTCAGCCCAATCCCCGATATTTTCTCCTTCACTATCAAGAGCAGATAAAGAATACGAACGAAAGAAAATGCACAGCTTCTAAGGTTGGAAAGTATTTTAAAACCCAACCATCAGTGTTCCGTAGAGAGAAAAGGAGTTATAGCTCTGACCAATCCGGGCACGGGGCGGGGCTTTTCATACTTATCAGCAGACAGGGCACAGCCTATAAAAGAGCCGAGCAACGGCGCTGTTGTCTGTTTCTTTGTGGTAGAAGAAGGAGGGAATTGTGTGTCCGGTATGGCACGTACCAAACAGACCGCCCGTAAGTCCACCGGAGGAAAAGCTCCTCGCAAGCAGTTAGCGACCAAAGCTGCCCGCAAAAGCGCCCCAGCCACAGGAGGTGTGAAGAAACCTCATCGCTACCGACCGGGCACTGTAGCGCTTAGAGAAATCCGCCGCTATCAGAAGTCCACCGAGCTGCTTATTCGCAAGTTGCCCTTCCAACGCCTGGTGCGAGAGATCGCGCAAGATTTCAAGACCGACCTGCGCTTCCAGAGCTCGGCTGTCATGGCCCTGCAGGAGGCTAGCGAGGCTTATCTGGTAGGGCTCTTCGAAGACACCAATCTCTGCGCTATCCACGCCAAGAGAGTCACCATTATGCCTAAAGATATCCAACTGGCCCGCCGCATTCGTGGGGAGCGGGCTTAGAAAGGCGTCGCTGTTCTCCACCCATTTAACCcaaaggctcttttaagagcCACCAAATTCCCACCTGAAAGGGGCTTAAATGAGTCTTTTCCTTATAGATGGCCTTCCAGGCAGTTCTAGTGCTTGATGGCTAGTgcagatgttttttttttgtttataattTGCTTAAAAAAACCTAACCGGCTCCCAATAAAACACACTAAATTAACACTATTGGCCTGGAGGAAAGGGGTGTCTTACTCCCAACGTCTAGTGTCCACTCTGTTAATCTTGCATAAGTCAGCCCGGTCTCCTGTTTGCAAAGGGAAGGGGTTGAATTGGAAGGTTTGTTtatttcgggggagggggtggggtgggtgtatCGGGGTGACACTTCCTTTGAGATCATCGCACTCTTTCATTGATCCGTGTGGTGGCTCTGAAAAGAGCCTTTGGGTTGAAGAAGCATTGAGGATTCTCGAGCAAAGCTTCACTTTTTCTTAGTCGCCCCCTTGGCGGCTTTTGCTGCCTTGGGCTTGGCAGCCTTTGCCGGGCTCTTCTTCACCTTGGCTTTCACCGGTTTGGCTTTCGCCGGGCTCTTCACCGCTTTCTTGGCTTTCACCGCTTTCGACTTCTTGGGGCTCTTGGCTGCTTTCTTGGTAGCGGCTGCCGACGGCTTCTTGGCCCTCTTCGGACTCTTTTTCACTCCAGCCGCCGCCGGCTTTTTCGCTTTCTTCACTGCCGCTTTCTTGCTTTTGGGAGGGCTCTTCTTCTTGCTCTCCGGCTGCTGCTTGTTCAGTTTGAAAGAGCCCGAAGCTCCGCTGCCCTTAGTCTGCAGCAGGCTCCCCTTACTCACCAGACTCTTGACGGCTAGCTTCACGCGGCTGTTGTTCTTCTCTACATCGTAGCCAAAAGCTGTCAGAGCCTTTTTCATTGCAGCCAGGGAGATGCCGTTGCGCTCCCTTGAAGCTGACACCGCCTTCACGATCAGCTCAGAAACGCTGGGGCCCGATGCCTTGCGCGCTTTCGCCGCTGCCGCCGGCTTCTTCGTCTTTTTCTTAGCCGCGCCAGGAGCAGGAGGCGGCGCAGCGGCGGATGCTGCTGGAGCGGTTTCGGCCATGCTCTGCTGTGTCGCACTCGAACCAGAGCCAAAAATGAGAACCCAAAGCACAACTACCCCGTAcactaaaaagcacagttactttccgTAACACgtgttatccagggaaagcaggcatatattctcacatgtgggtgacgtcatctacggag encodes:
- the LOC117364480 gene encoding histone H1.01-like, whose translation is MAETAPAASAAAPPPAPGAAKKKTKKPAAAAKARKASGPSVSELIVKAVSASRERNGISLAAMKKALTAFGYDVEKNNSRVKLAVKSLVSKGSLLQTKGSGASGSFKLNKQQPESKKKSPPKSKKAAVKKAKKPAAAGVKKSPKRAKKPSAAATKKAAKSPKKSKAVKAKKAVKSPAKAKPVKAKVKKSPAKAAKPKAAKAAKGATKKK